In one Methylocaldum szegediense genomic region, the following are encoded:
- a CDS encoding IS481 family transposase: protein MQIRLHKNARTTPAVRQAIQASTLSERALAQKHGISRTTVRKWKHRSSVEDASHRPHTLRTTLTPAQEAIVVYLRQALLLPLDDLLAVTREFLNPDVSRSGLDRCLRRHGVASLKTLLPPTEKAKVKPFKAYEPGFLHVDVKYLPAIDGEPRRYLFVAIDRATRWVYVALKPNRTALSAKDFLKAVIQAAPFRIQKCLTDNGSEFTDRFLTRTRQPSGTHEFDRLCTEQGIEHRLIPPGRPQTNGLVERFNGRIEEVLQTHHFDSTADLDTTLHRYVELYNHHIPQKALGHLTPIQALKNWQLSHPHLFRKKVYDLAGLDK from the coding sequence ATGCAGATTCGTCTTCATAAGAACGCCCGTACCACCCCGGCCGTTCGGCAGGCCATTCAAGCGTCCACGTTGAGCGAGCGCGCCTTGGCCCAAAAGCATGGCATTAGCCGAACGACCGTCCGCAAGTGGAAACACCGCTCCTCGGTCGAAGATGCCTCACACCGGCCCCACACCCTCAGGACCACACTCACGCCCGCCCAGGAAGCCATCGTGGTCTACCTCCGCCAAGCTCTGCTCCTCCCCTTGGATGATCTCCTGGCCGTGACCCGGGAATTTCTCAATCCCGACGTGTCCCGATCCGGGTTGGACCGCTGCCTGCGCCGCCACGGGGTGGCGTCCCTCAAGACCCTGCTTCCGCCTACAGAGAAGGCGAAGGTCAAACCCTTCAAGGCCTATGAGCCCGGCTTCCTTCACGTGGATGTCAAGTATTTGCCCGCCATCGACGGCGAACCCCGCCGATACCTGTTCGTCGCCATCGACCGCGCCACCCGCTGGGTCTATGTCGCCCTCAAGCCCAACCGCACCGCCTTAAGCGCAAAGGACTTCCTCAAAGCGGTGATTCAGGCCGCGCCTTTCCGCATCCAGAAATGCCTGACCGACAACGGCTCGGAGTTTACCGACCGTTTCCTGACCCGAACTCGGCAGCCCTCGGGGACGCATGAGTTTGACCGCCTCTGTACTGAACAAGGCATCGAACATCGCCTGATTCCGCCGGGACGGCCCCAAACGAATGGCCTGGTGGAACGCTTCAATGGCCGCATCGAGGAGGTGTTGCAAACCCATCACTTCGATTCAACCGCCGATCTGGACACCACCCTGCACCGCTATGTCGAGCTGTACAATCATCACATTCCCCAAAAGGCCTTAGGCCATCTCACCCCGATCCAGGCTCTCAAAAACTGGCAACTGTCCCATCCTCATCTTTTTCGAAAGAAGGTTTACGATCTTGCGGGACTTGACAAATAG
- a CDS encoding transposase: MTADRFVAYLDVYVVSLLLAGKIRILDRHPVHRTRAVQALLHRHQARYVDPPPYPSERNPSEEAWSKVTHVLKREKARTVDHLRDTLHRAAKSITSSDAQGYFQACRGLSSGNRLKLKTLYVAESVDLLAMEFSSAAYLTIVAYLVGTILLVYEIISDPNQFWEEKGQITFIIAAMLGPILAPLQGAEAGTASQQLWTAIAWIVGVALGVIGAI, translated from the coding sequence CTGACCGCAGACCGTTTCGTGGCCTATCTCGACGTCTATGTGGTATCGCTCTTGCTCGCCGGCAAGATCCGGATTCTCGATCGCCATCCGGTCCACCGGACGCGCGCTGTCCAGGCACTTCTGCACCGGCATCAGGCCCGTTATGTAGACCCGCCGCCGTACCCATCGGAACGCAATCCGAGTGAGGAAGCATGGTCCAAAGTCACGCACGTACTGAAACGCGAGAAAGCACGCACCGTGGACCACCTCCGCGACACCCTTCATCGAGCCGCAAAATCCATTACCTCGAGTGATGCTCAAGGGTATTTCCAAGCATGCCGAGGACTTTCCTCTGGTAACCGTCTGAAATTGAAAACGCTGTATGTCGCAGAATCTGTAGATTTACTAGCTATGGAATTTTCATCAGCTGCGTATTTGACAATAGTTGCTTATTTGGTTGGTACAATCCTGCTTGTTTACGAAATAATTTCGGATCCCAATCAGTTTTGGGAAGAAAAAGGCCAAATAACATTCATCATCGCGGCAATGTTAGGACCGATTTTGGCCCCGTTACAGGGTGCCGAGGCGGGTACGGCATCTCAACAACTGTGGACAGCTATTGCATGGATTGTTGGTGTTGCACTAGGAGTTATTGGTGCCATATAA
- a CDS encoding transposase family protein: MAWRSLAFDPKMKLNRKSVTAEKKRHTLKSLVISDFNRRILFLCCIVAGSVHDYTLMKDVFTPGSAWFEKVGLWLDLGFLGADKDYQSTQIYLPHKKPRKSKKNPNPTLTPEQKKQNRKQAATRVIVEHAIGGMKFFHCLMHRIRNHLGHFVDYFFSLSAGLWNYKIS; the protein is encoded by the coding sequence ATGGCGTGGAGGTCGCTTGCGTTCGACCCCAAGATGAAACTGAACAGGAAAAGCGTTACAGCGGAAAAAAAAAGACATACGCTCAAATCCCTCGTCATCTCCGACTTTAATCGAAGGATATTGTTTTTGTGCTGCATTGTGGCAGGCAGCGTACATGACTACACACTCATGAAAGACGTCTTCACGCCGGGTTCAGCGTGGTTCGAGAAGGTCGGTTTATGGCTTGACTTAGGATTTCTGGGGGCTGACAAAGATTATCAAAGTACCCAAATATATCTACCCCACAAGAAACCTAGAAAATCCAAGAAAAACCCTAATCCGACATTGACGCCTGAGCAGAAGAAACAGAACAGAAAACAAGCCGCCACCCGGGTCATCGTTGAGCATGCCATCGGTGGCATGAAGTTCTTCCACTGCTTGATGCATCGGATTAGAAATCATCTGGGTCACTTCGTGGATTATTTTTTCTCACTTTCCGCCGGGCTTTGGAACTACAAAATATCTTGA
- a CDS encoding helix-turn-helix domain-containing protein, giving the protein MIYDKFSQITDDRIVASLIGMPKAKFTALVKVFESAALAIDRERVEKGEIKHVKQGGPKGYLDSYEKKLFFVLYYLKTYPTFDVLGFHFGFSGGHAHAHIDRLLPVLGRALTSLNVMPERTLTTPEEFSQLIDQYKNIAIDGVEVACVRPQDETEQEKRYSGKKKTYAQIPRHLRL; this is encoded by the coding sequence GTGATCTACGACAAATTTAGCCAAATAACCGATGACCGCATCGTGGCATCGTTGATTGGAATGCCCAAGGCGAAGTTCACAGCCCTCGTCAAAGTATTCGAGTCGGCCGCTCTCGCCATCGATCGAGAGCGTGTCGAAAAGGGCGAGATAAAACACGTCAAACAGGGCGGTCCTAAAGGTTATCTTGATTCTTACGAGAAAAAGCTGTTTTTCGTTTTGTACTATCTGAAAACCTATCCCACTTTTGACGTTCTGGGCTTTCATTTCGGTTTCAGTGGCGGACATGCCCATGCCCACATCGACCGGTTGCTGCCGGTTTTGGGACGAGCGCTGACAAGCCTCAACGTCATGCCGGAGCGAACGCTAACAACCCCAGAAGAATTCTCTCAACTCATTGATCAATATAAGAACATAGCGATCGATGGCGTGGAGGTCGCTTGCGTTCGACCCCAAGATGAAACTGAACAGGAAAAGCGTTACAGCGGAAAAAAAAAGACATACGCTCAAATCCCTCGTCATCTCCGACTTTAA
- a CDS encoding transglutaminase-like domain-containing protein, whose product MRTSAIGTLRHRTGIMRGISTTVLVAFTLLILLPTAQAAQQSAVKPASIPMSASGPQSVTDEDRLSRALQNMEEALARLEDKIQLGNELNMEVERLAALESDIRRLDRAVQQNFKLIERHIRDRHLPAVILERHQAMVADYRQGMAAFLATLQGTLRAPKGKALAQVQKGRKYLKDHKVRRRHLADDPRDLPNRSLRPDPEHKPRESGWAFKQAGIESNPKVHLAALGDFTFDRLPGASDPAYLAETPEIQLTQPIKEKAAELGHDPVTIYHWVRNHIQWQPTWGAGQDAALTLSAGRGNAFDIAGLLIALLRASGIPARYVHGTIEVSAERFKNWAGGFEDIQGALNFASAGGIPITPVLGGGRIVSVRLEHIWVEAAIDYVPSRGAKNREADTWVALDPSYKQYQILKGLDAAAIAGIDLEAVAQTTLDSATVNTAEGWLSGLDPTALATAQTQMQGALKEYLAQHYPHPTVGDILGGYKTIVEAFPSLPGALPHRIVAVGARYGQVPKALQNTFTYAFGRDVLGDLIDPLTLPLAKLNNQRLTLSFRPATADDEEALQSLLPQGEITDVSQLPSAIPAYLIQVVPELKLNGEVLKTGGPMRLGEELSFFTQVSHAGRSFPAKAYDVIAGSYLAVAAASGTIAPAQLQAVQDRLSHTKTTLESGDTGLIASLSREALLGDLFHAGLLGYYAQLIGLAHVLGLQQHGHYTLAAGTGTFGYEPNVSYLFGIPRTITPGGVVMNVPIVHIVGQDTNDGAKKRDYLFQVGLISSALEHAVPEQMFVNDENPGEAISAVKSLQKANAQGQRIYHLTPANQAMTLPAIHQNSLVMQEIRAALNAGKEVITHTDPVSVPGWSGAGYILFDPETGDGAFKIGGGQNGGIISIDELIGIFAGIFVGLGIISGTAIIGGASLLYFFPLVISYIYFWALLSLVNNYAEFATGAGVGLGLPYFTWQVFLSKAAIADAIALIFGILSMVL is encoded by the coding sequence ATGCGAACTTCTGCCATCGGTACCCTCCGCCACCGGACCGGCATCATGCGTGGTATTTCGACCACGGTATTGGTCGCCTTCACCCTGCTGATTCTCTTGCCGACCGCCCAAGCGGCCCAGCAATCGGCGGTCAAACCGGCGAGCATACCCATGTCGGCCTCCGGCCCGCAGTCGGTTACGGATGAGGATAGGCTGAGCCGTGCGCTGCAGAATATGGAGGAAGCCCTGGCGCGTCTGGAAGACAAAATTCAACTTGGCAACGAGCTAAACATGGAAGTGGAGCGTTTAGCGGCGTTAGAGTCGGACATCCGCCGGCTGGATCGAGCGGTTCAGCAGAATTTCAAACTGATCGAACGTCACATTCGCGACCGTCATCTGCCGGCGGTTATCCTCGAACGCCATCAGGCGATGGTGGCGGACTATCGCCAGGGCATGGCGGCATTCCTGGCGACGCTCCAAGGGACGCTCCGGGCGCCGAAAGGGAAAGCCCTAGCCCAGGTGCAAAAGGGCCGGAAATACCTGAAGGACCACAAGGTACGCCGCCGGCATCTTGCTGACGATCCCCGCGATCTGCCCAATCGCAGTCTTCGGCCCGATCCCGAGCACAAACCACGCGAATCGGGGTGGGCTTTCAAGCAAGCGGGCATCGAAAGCAACCCCAAGGTACATCTGGCCGCCCTGGGCGACTTCACCTTCGATCGCCTGCCCGGCGCCAGCGATCCTGCTTATCTTGCTGAAACCCCTGAAATCCAGCTGACCCAACCCATCAAGGAGAAAGCGGCGGAACTCGGTCACGACCCGGTAACGATCTACCATTGGGTGCGCAACCACATCCAATGGCAGCCCACCTGGGGCGCCGGGCAGGATGCCGCCCTCACCCTGAGCGCCGGGCGCGGCAACGCCTTCGACATCGCGGGGCTCCTCATCGCCCTCCTGCGCGCCTCCGGCATACCGGCCCGCTACGTCCACGGTACGATCGAGGTATCGGCCGAGCGGTTCAAGAACTGGGCGGGCGGCTTCGAGGACATCCAGGGCGCGCTCAATTTCGCCTCGGCCGGGGGCATTCCGATCACCCCGGTCCTCGGCGGCGGCCGGATCGTGTCCGTCCGCCTGGAGCACATCTGGGTGGAAGCCGCCATCGACTACGTGCCCTCGCGCGGCGCCAAGAACCGCGAGGCTGACACCTGGGTGGCATTGGACCCGAGTTACAAGCAGTACCAGATCCTCAAAGGACTCGATGCCGCCGCGATCGCCGGGATCGACCTCGAGGCGGTCGCGCAGACCACCCTCGACAGCGCCACCGTCAATACCGCCGAAGGCTGGCTGTCCGGACTGGACCCCACCGCTCTCGCGACCGCCCAGACCCAAATGCAAGGCGCGCTCAAGGAATACCTCGCCCAGCACTATCCCCATCCCACCGTGGGCGATATCCTCGGGGGCTACAAGACCATCGTCGAAGCCTTCCCGAGCCTGCCCGGTGCTTTGCCCCACCGCATCGTCGCCGTCGGTGCCCGCTACGGCCAGGTACCCAAGGCCCTGCAAAACACCTTCACCTATGCCTTTGGCCGAGATGTTCTTGGCGATCTCATCGATCCTCTTACGCTGCCGCTGGCAAAACTCAACAACCAGCGCCTGACCCTCTCGTTCAGGCCGGCGACGGCGGATGACGAAGAGGCCCTGCAATCGCTGCTGCCCCAAGGCGAGATCACCGACGTCAGCCAACTGCCGAGCGCCATCCCCGCCTACCTCATCCAGGTCGTGCCGGAGCTCAAGCTCAACGGCGAGGTGCTCAAGACCGGCGGTCCGATGCGGCTCGGCGAAGAACTGAGTTTCTTCACCCAAGTTAGCCACGCCGGCCGCAGCTTCCCGGCCAAAGCCTACGACGTCATCGCCGGTTCCTATCTGGCGGTGGCGGCGGCCAGCGGCACAATTGCGCCGGCCCAGCTCCAGGCCGTCCAGGATCGGCTCAGCCATACCAAGACCACCCTGGAGAGCGGCGACACCGGCCTCATCGCCAGCTTGAGCCGCGAAGCCCTCTTGGGCGACCTGTTCCATGCGGGGCTCCTCGGCTACTATGCCCAGCTCATCGGCCTGGCCCATGTCCTGGGCCTCCAGCAGCACGGCCACTACACGCTCGCGGCCGGCACCGGCACCTTTGGCTACGAACCCAACGTCAGCTATCTCTTCGGCATCCCCCGCACGATCACGCCGGGGGGCGTGGTGATGAATGTTCCGATCGTCCACATCGTCGGCCAGGACACGAATGACGGGGCGAAGAAGCGCGACTATCTGTTCCAGGTGGGGCTGATCTCCTCGGCCCTCGAACACGCCGTGCCGGAGCAGATGTTCGTCAACGACGAAAACCCCGGCGAAGCCATATCCGCCGTGAAGTCCCTGCAGAAAGCCAATGCCCAGGGTCAGCGGATCTACCACCTCACCCCGGCGAACCAGGCGATGACGTTGCCCGCCATTCACCAGAACTCCCTGGTGATGCAAGAAATTCGGGCGGCTTTGAACGCAGGCAAGGAAGTGATTACCCATACCGATCCGGTGAGCGTGCCGGGGTGGAGTGGGGCGGGGTACATCCTGTTCGATCCCGAGACCGGGGACGGGGCGTTCAAGATCGGCGGGGGGCAGAATGGGGGAATTATAAGTATCGATGAACTTATAGGGATCTTTGCGGGAATTTTTGTTGGTTTAGGTATTATCTCTGGTACAGCTATTATCGGAGGAGCGTCACTTTTATACTTTTTTCCCCTTGTGATATCTTACATCTATTTTTGGGCTTTGCTCTCGCTAGTTAATAACTATGCTGAATTTGCTACGGGTGCCGGAGTGGGATTGGGATTGCCATATTTTACATGGCAAGTATTTCTTTCAAAAGCTGCAATTGCAGATGCGATAGCATTAATATTTGGAATATTGTCAATGGTCTTGTAG